The Mannheimia pernigra sequence AAAAGTTAGACTAGCTCAAGACTGAGTTCTATATTCCATAGAGCTCAGTCTTTTAATTTTTCTTTCTCGATAAGAATATTTTATATTTCAACCTTAATCGAGAATGTAATTAGTCGTGAAAATCTAAGTAGTGATTGAGTTTTTTTATTCAATCACTACTTTAGCAATATAATCTAAATGACGATATTTTTGGGCATAATCAATCCCATAACCCACCACAAATTCATCGGGGATCTCAAATCCCACCCATTTTACGGGCACATCAACTTCGCGGCGGCAAGGTTTATCTAATAAAGTACAAATAGCAAGTGAATTTGGCTCACGTAATTTGAGAATCTCCCCTACCTTGCTTAAGGTGAAGCCAGTATCAATAATATCTTCTACAATCAATACATCTTTACCTTGAATTTCACCATCTAAATCTTTGAGAATTTTGACATCACGGCTAGATTCTGTACTGTTTCCATAACTTGAAGCGGTTAAAAAATCCACTTCTACAGGTAGATCTAACCGCCTAACTAAATCTGCCATAAACATAAATGAACCACGCAACAATCCAACAACAACCAAATTTTGACACTGTTTTTGTTGGTAGTGCTGGTTGATTTGTTTTGCCAGCTCATTGATTCTTGCTAGCACATCCTCTTTTGAATATAACGTTTCGATATGATGATTTTGCATTGATTTCTCCAAGTAAATTTGATTTGATGACAAGCGGTTATATTTTGTAAAAATTTTGCAAATTATTCGCCAGATACTGTCATTTTTTCCAATAAAATTGAACCTGTTTGGATATTTGAGCGATGCTCAATATCATCACCAACAGCAATCAAGTTCTTATACATATCTTGTAGCTGTCCTGCAATGGTAATTTCTGCCACAGGATATTGAATTTCACCATTTTCTACCCAAAAACCGGCAGCTCCGCGTGAGTATTCGCCAGTTACGTTATTAATTGCTGAGCCAAGCATTTCAGTAACCAATAAGCCAGTGTCCATCTCCTTTAACAAAGTCTTCAATCCACCTTGACGGTTTGGTTTAACCAGCCAATTATGAATGCCACCTGCGTGCCCTGTGCTTTTTAGCCCCATTTTTCTCCCTGAATAACTTGTCATTAAATAGGTTTGTAACACCCCTTCAGTAATGATTTCACGGTTTTGCGTAATGACTCCCTCGCTATCAAAAGCAGAAGAGGCTAACTGGCGTAATAAATGGGGGCGCTCTGAAATAGCAAACCATTCGGGTAGAATTTGCTCGCCTAATTTATCTAATAAAAAACTTGATTTACGGTATAATGCCCCGCCACTAATAGCACCCGCGAGGTGTCCGATTAAACCTGTAGCAACATCATTATAGAAAATCACTGGCATTTCTGCCGTTTTAATACGCTGAGGGTTAATTCTATCTACCGCCTTCATTGCTGCTTGTTTACCTACCCATTTTGCAGGCTGCAATTTATCAAACTCACGAGAAATAGTGTATTCATAATCACGCTCAAGTTGGTCTTCATAAGCTGAAATCAGACTACAAGAAAGCGAATAACGGCTAGATAGATAACTTTGCAACATTCCGTGCGTGTTGCCATAAACCCTCACACCGCTATGCGAATTAAACGCTGCTCCCTCGCTATTTACAATTTTATCATCGGCGTTTAAACCATAATGTTCCGCCTCAATCGCTAATGCTATTGCTTGATCAACGGAAATATCCGCTTGATGATAAAGTTCGAGATCAGGGGCTTCAAATGCTAACATTTCTTTATCTGCCAGCCCTGTGCAATCATCTTCGGAGGTATATTTTGCAATAGCTAATGCTGCTTCTACGGTTTTTTGGATAGAGGCGTATTGTAAATCAGAGGTTGAGGCATTGCCTTTTCGTTTTCCTAAATATACAGAAATACCAAGAGATCCATCATTATTAAATTCTATATTTTCAACCTGCTCTAATCGGCTTGAAACCGAAAGCCCCATCACTTTAGTCACGCCAACTTCCGCTTCTGCTCCTGCCTTTTTTGCAAAATTTAATGCAAATTCAACCGCTTGTCGTAGTTCTTGCTCTTGCTGTTGTAAAATTTGTTTATCTGTAATCGACATTCTTGTTCCATCTTATTGATTTCAACGATTCATATATTCTAACCCAAATTTCTGTTAGAATACGGCATTTTTTATAGTTTGCACGAAAAAGGACGCACAATGGCTAGAAAACGTAGCAAAAATGAGATTGATTGGACAGATGACGAAGAAGAGATTATCTGGGTCAGTAAAAGTGAAATTAAACGAGATTCCGAGCATTTAAAAAAAATTGGGGCAGAATTAATTGAATTAACACCACAAAATCTAGAAAAAATCCCGCTTGATGACACACTTAAAGAAGCCATTCGCCAAGCTCAAAGCTTTAAAATGGAAGCACGCCGTCGTCAAATTCAATTTATTGGAAAGTTATTGCGAAATCAAGATCCTAATCCCATTCAAGAAGCATTAGACAAAGTAAAAAATCGCCATAACCAGCAACAGGCATTGTTGCATAAATTAGAACTGGTGCGTGATCAGCTAATTGCAATGGGCGATCCTTCGCTAGATAATCTGTTAAATGAATACCCTCATTTAGATCGCCAACATTTACGTAATTTAATTCGTGGCGCAATTAAAGAGCGTGAAGCGAATAAACCAGCAAAAAATTATCGTGAAATTTATCAATATTTAAAAGCTGAAATTGCGGAGTAATTAAAATGGAATATCTATCAATAATACTTAAAGCTCACTTTGGATTAGCCTACATTAGCTTAGTGCTCTTATTAGTGCGTGGTTTTTTAGCAGCAAAGGCGGTTAATTGGAGACAATACACAATATTACGTATTGCACCACATATTGTAGATACAATTTTATTAATAACGGGGATTGCAGCGGTTATTATTTTCCTCTCGTATGAATTTTTTACCTTAGCCCAATTTAGCTGGTTGTTGCCTAAAATATTATTTTTAGTGTTATACATTATTTTTGCAACCAAAGCCTTCAAAAAAGGGCATCCATTTTCATTAAAGTTCTATTTGCTTTCAGTTTTCTCATTTATGATGATTATGCTTATCGCAAGCTTTAAATAGAATGATGATCATTTAAGGTAGCACAACAATTTTAGGTAAGTTAATGATGAAAAAACGTATTATTGTTG is a genomic window containing:
- the yjgA gene encoding ribosome biogenesis factor YjgA; translated protein: MARKRSKNEIDWTDDEEEIIWVSKSEIKRDSEHLKKIGAELIELTPQNLEKIPLDDTLKEAIRQAQSFKMEARRRQIQFIGKLLRNQDPNPIQEALDKVKNRHNQQQALLHKLELVRDQLIAMGDPSLDNLLNEYPHLDRQHLRNLIRGAIKEREANKPAKNYREIYQYLKAEIAE
- the hpt gene encoding hypoxanthine phosphoribosyltransferase, with amino-acid sequence MQNHHIETLYSKEDVLARINELAKQINQHYQQKQCQNLVVVGLLRGSFMFMADLVRRLDLPVEVDFLTASSYGNSTESSRDVKILKDLDGEIQGKDVLIVEDIIDTGFTLSKVGEILKLREPNSLAICTLLDKPCRREVDVPVKWVGFEIPDEFVVGYGIDYAQKYRHLDYIAKVVIE
- the pmbA gene encoding metalloprotease PmbA, producing MSITDKQILQQQEQELRQAVEFALNFAKKAGAEAEVGVTKVMGLSVSSRLEQVENIEFNNDGSLGISVYLGKRKGNASTSDLQYASIQKTVEAALAIAKYTSEDDCTGLADKEMLAFEAPDLELYHQADISVDQAIALAIEAEHYGLNADDKIVNSEGAAFNSHSGVRVYGNTHGMLQSYLSSRYSLSCSLISAYEDQLERDYEYTISREFDKLQPAKWVGKQAAMKAVDRINPQRIKTAEMPVIFYNDVATGLIGHLAGAISGGALYRKSSFLLDKLGEQILPEWFAISERPHLLRQLASSAFDSEGVITQNREIITEGVLQTYLMTSYSGRKMGLKSTGHAGGIHNWLVKPNRQGGLKTLLKEMDTGLLVTEMLGSAINNVTGEYSRGAAGFWVENGEIQYPVAEITIAGQLQDMYKNLIAVGDDIEHRSNIQTGSILLEKMTVSGE
- a CDS encoding SirB2 family protein; this encodes MEYLSIILKAHFGLAYISLVLLLVRGFLAAKAVNWRQYTILRIAPHIVDTILLITGIAAVIIFLSYEFFTLAQFSWLLPKILFLVLYIIFATKAFKKGHPFSLKFYLLSVFSFMMIMLIASFK